GATTTTGTAATTTGACGGTATTGCAAGCTGTATCGAGTTTACGCGAGAAATTTCCAAGTATCCGTTTAATTTACAAAGTTGCTACTAACGCTGTGAAAGAAACTCTGATAGCGCTAAAGTCTGAAAAAATAAGAAGGCGAAACGGTGGTGCAATCTACCGAGATAACCATAATCGACGAAGGGCATAAAATTAAGCACGGTCAAAGTCTTCCATCCCTAGCTCGTACGTTCTTTTTCGAGCTATTACGACGAACTGACTCCGACCCTGACAATAATAACAGTAACAATAACACGAAATCGTGGAGCGGTCTGATATGAATATGTATCAGGTACATCTGTTGCCTCGTAGACCTTTCGCCGTTATGAGACGAGAAAGGGTGCAGACGCGATTCAATATCGGTCCGGCATCTTCGCCAGAAGTTGCCAACGCGGGACTAATTTCCTGCCAGCGGTATTTTATCTCCGACTCGTCCAACCTGCACGAACAGCCATGTTCCACGACCAACGCTTCGATCGACGTTCGGATCCTGCAATCGAAgggacgatatatagtattaaatTAAGTGATTTCGATAAATAATCACGGTGGGGTAAGCGTAAAGGGTACATGGGGTTCGTACTTTGTCTTTTACGTTTCATACTTGGAGGGTGAAAACGAGGGCAATTCTGTCTTGCTGATATGCAAATCGAGTTTATGCAGATGCGCGTCAGCATCTATAATCGCTGTCAATTTGTTTTCGCACGTTTCAACAATTCTACTCGTGTTCGAGCTACCAAGTGATAAAGTAAATTTAACgaaacagaaaataaaatttgattccTGCGTTGACTATTTTTAAGATTCGTCGGATCGAAGAGGCCACGTCCATCGACTCTTCCCCTCCgaaaaattatctttttaaacgtcTTTCGACAAGGACGGAAGGCACACCGCGGAAAGATTTTATCGAAGCGGGGATAGGAGGCTTCGTCGCCGGCCTTTCGGCAACAAATTAAGGATTTTAAGCCGAAAGTAATTAGTCCCGGCGAACAAGGTGTCACTCCGTGAAAACGAGGAGACGGCGAGTCAGCCTTCATTGTTCTCGCCATAATCCCCGGGGAGGACGTTCATAAGTTCCTTCTTCTCTTAGTCCTCGGCGAAGAGAACGGCTGGAAAGGATGATTTCGCTTTCCGGCCAGATTAATCGCCCTATCGACCGTCTcctcttttttcccctttttctcgTCTGCTTCCTCAACAAAGTGGATGTATCTCGGCACGTTGGCTCGAAAACGACTTCTTATTAACCTTCTTAGTTACACTGGCTGCCGCGTTGCATCGGTCCGACACTCGTCTTAAAAGACGTAAATAACGCTTACTGTATCAATGCCACGACTTTAGTATTTAAGACTTTGATCGTTACACGATCAACAAAAAATACCGACCGGTCAATAGTATCGAAGCTTTTGAACGTTCGTCGATATCTTGAACGAGCAATTAGACGCTCGAGTAGCACAGACGAATTTACTTTCCTCCACCGACTCGACGCAAAAGAGATAAGAATCACGGAGGACAAGAGGATTCTGGAGAATCGTGCGATCGGTTACGCGTGGAAGAATCACGATCGATTACTGTGAAACTGGAAATTGAATTACCGGATACGATCTTTCCCTCTCTATTGTTCACTCTTGTAGAGCGGCGGGACTTGACGCGATAATCTTATTTAGCCTTTCTACTCGGCCAAATGGATTATTTCGGCCGGTGATGAAAGCCTCCCGTTCGAAAATCGCGGATCCTCTTTAGTTACTCCGTCGACGCAGTTAGTTAATTAAAAGGTAAAGATAGAGTGGGAGAGGGAGAGAACCGGCAACGATAGAGAGAAGAGGAACGAAAAGGTAAAAGGCTGGCCAGACAGCTTGGAATTTGTATCCCGATCGCGGCGTACGACCCTTTCTGCTTCGAACCGCTGCGATTGCATCGGGACGGCGAGTGTTTGCACCGGTTTATTTGCGATTTCGACGTGTCCGAAGTTAATTCGAAATGTGCTCGTCTATCCTGCGCAGTTATTACCACCGCCTTTCTCTTTAAAGCCGATGGCATCTAATTTAAAGGGCGACATACATACAGAGATTAATGTATCGCCCTCGTACGCTAATATACGTGTTTTTAAACGAATTTTTGTATATACCAAAGGTCGACGAGAAAAAGGGGGAACGTCAGTTTTGACGAATTTCGAGCTTAATATTTTTTTCGCACGCTCTTGCCTGCGCTCTTTGCCACTGGTTACGTCGCATTAATTTCAATCAACATTTTCAGGCTTTTTACTGTGGTTATAAGAAATTGAGGTGTACAACGTGCTTCTCATATTTTGCAGTTTAATgcgtatatatgtaatatgataataataaaattaaaaatgatacAGAATAAAATGTTGATATATCTACGAGGAAATACGAGGTAGTGATTATTTTCGAAATTACAtatcgaaaaataaattttcgttCTGTGAAATATGCTGAAATATGAAACCGTTCCCTCTCTCTCActgcgataaaaataaaaatcaaatcgATTCGTCGAATGACTCTTCTTAAACAAATTCTCAACAAAGTGATCTTTCCAACGAGCTCAGAAACATGTCCTTCTTTAACGTTGGCCGAACTTCATATTATTTTTTCCCATTTTACTCAACAATGCAGAATCATTGTACGataagaaaaaatattaataattttacagGAGATGAATCGATAGAACTCGCGAGGAATATGACGAGCTATCGCGAGGCAACCCTTCGAGGAGGGCACCCTTTCAAATGCTACAGTCGAGCCGCTTAACTATGTATttcaccctccctaaaactcaACGAATTTTACGAAGAATCCGCCAACTGTGCCTCCCAGTAATATATGCGGAAGCCTGACAAAGGCACATTAACATTTATATTTGCGAAGACGCGACCGATCGCGAGTCCCCGATACCGCTACGACTTCCGTTATGGAATTGCTAATGATAAGCGCCATGGAAGGGCTGAAAAACGTTTATTTCATGGGTGTAACAACACGAGTCGCTCTATTGCCCAAACAGCGCGAGTAAAATATTCGACGCTTGGAATGCGAACTTTTTTGTAAGGGAATAAAAAGAGGTATGGGAGTGTAATAACGTAGCGATTTAGAGGACTGTAATCGAATTCCATTCGCTATTTTCGCGGCTACGCTCGGTTACATGGTCGGTAATGGCTTCGgcaaaaagcttgtccaacgaAAAGCagtctaaaattaaattatctcGTGTCGAGACGCTAACGATGATAAACTCTGAGGGAATGAAAACTTTGCAGACATGACAAATTTTTTACGTATTTCATATGGATTAATAGACGAGAATATagattataaaatgaaaaatacaaaaaagaaaTGACAAAtcagaatataaataaataaataataggaATCTCCTATAAGAAAAATGAAGGAGAACGAGAGTATTCCGTATCGTGATCGGCTCTTTAAATATTCCATACGAGAATCGGTTGGATCGCAGGCGCGTGCAAATGCATCGGAACGAGAGTCGACGAGAGAAAACAGAATGGCCAAAAAGAAATAGCAGGGCTCCAACGTTGAAAATAAGCGGCTGGTTCAAGGGGTTGCGTTTATAAGCCACGGGCTTTTTTGTAGTGCAAATGAATAGGTCCGACCCTCGTTCGTCGTAGGGAGCCGAGTGTCCGAAACTTTTGCAATTTTACGCGGCGGCTGCTCGGTGCATTTATTTTCCTGAAAAATTTAAACTCCCTCTCTGCTGCTCCTACATATGTGTGCGAGGTACTCTGCTTTTTTTCTCTTCCAATTACGAAACGAACGAGACGAAAAGGATCTTGAAAGCAGATCGCGCGCGATGAAAGCTCGATGACGCTCGCTACGCTACGTTTTGTTCCCTCTGGAAAAGTCAGATCGTATCGCCAAGGATAATCCCAGCGGAGGCGGATAAGACAGCGGGAAGACACGGAGGCTGCTTCTACATCGATGAGTTGCGAATCTATTTGGCTTATCTTTTAAACGGAATATCACATCCAGATAAAGAGAGAACGCCTCATCCATATCAATGCAGAGAAGTTGGATAGACGATGAAAAAGGAACGCCGACCCCTCGAACCGATCACGTATACTCGTCTCCCCCGAGTTTCGACCCTTTCGCCTTTGGGAATCGCTCTGACTCTTCGTTTACTTTCGATTTCAATTAAACGTCGCTATTTTTTTACTATCCAAAACCTCCTCGTCGTTCTCTGACTAGAGGCAGGGTTGAAAAATGAAGAACAACGTGCTTTCTTCTTGCCGGAATCTTTATTACAAATTTCCGCTTGCTAGAGTAACAAGAATAATTAGTCTTATCAAATACAGCGAATGAAAACAGTAATGTGAAACCGTCTTAACAATTAAGCTGATGTATCTCGTTCGAgacgatattttttattattcacgATCGTTCGAACATTTCGATGACAATATTCGGTGAATAGTATTCTCCTATTAATTATGCTATGTAATAGTTGCTCAACAATTTGTAGAATATTCCTCAAAATAATTAGAGGATTAAATTTCAGGTATCAACTATAAAAAGTTAAAATTCTATTCTAtttaaaatagtaataattattttaaataaaagaatatgCAACATGTAATATGTGGAGCAAAATTTTATATTCTTCCAATATATGTGTATCCACTAATTCGTAATAGCTATAATCCCCCAATTATTTTGACCTtaattgtaacgataaatatGAAACGAAACATCACGTGTATCCCTGATGCGATTAGGCACTTATTTCAATTGACTGGCATGATTATGCTGCATTATTGCAATGGAAGTCAAAATGGAAGTATCAGAAAACGCGATTCATTCGTATTCTATACAATGTGTATAAAGGAAGCATAAATTTTCAAAGAAGAAAGTCACATACAAAGCGTGAAATTTgcgattatataaaaatttgtatctaCAAAAATCTAGTAAATTCAAGGCGCTTGATTAATAGTGAATATCCGTTATAAACTATAAGAAGCACTTTATGAAACTACGCAAGAACTCTTCgcataaaataaatgttttcgTGTATACCTAGGAAGACACTTAATCATTGCTCAAGAAATATAGAATTAGCAACAACAAAAACGTTTTCTCATTTgcgaataataaatattttctcttgTACTACTACACTGGTTTGTAAGGCACTACGATCGTTTGTTTCTCTGTTCGTTATCGTCTAAGACTCTTCTTTCGATGCTTAATTATACAGAACAAAGAAGAAACCAGTCAATATTTCGCAGAACACGAAAGCACAAAACAACTTCCTACATGTACATATTTCTTTTCAGTAATATCAGTTTTACTGTGGCAGTAATGTCAAATTTGTGAGAACATAAATATTACTTTGAATTCTCGAATCTTTAAACTTTTAGTTTAAGTAACAATCGGAATATCATTTTTGTAAACTTGGCAAGATTAATATTATAGATTAACAAGTCGAGTGAAATTGATGATTtccaaatatacaaattttgcaTATTATCATAGTACATATAGTTACTCGACTTAGCAATACTGATTTCTGTACAATATAGTCGTTAAATGTACTTCCAAGAAGTTGTAAAGTTCCACATGTAACGAATTCATCTTGAAACAAGTCAATATATGcaaaatttgttatatatacACACCTATTTCTTATATATAACTAGTAAATACTCTACATTTAGGAACTACAGAACTAATAATATCATTGTGCATTTAAAACCTTCCGTGTAAATTCATTTTACGGATAATATTGTAACAAACGACACAGGTATTTCATTCGACATTAAGAATTAGTTATTCCGCTCTCCTTGGTCGCTGCTATATGTACTAGCAGTTTAACCAGTCCTTTACCCTGCATGAAGTTAACCATTCGCAAACAAACCAATTTCAATGTGGTATACAATTTAACTACTCATTCTTTTCCATTTCATTATTGCTTTGTCGATATTTTAATATAGCTTGCCATATCCTCAATTCAATTCCTCCTCTAAAAAgttataatacttattaaataTTCTCTATATATAGTCTAAAGAAACCTTCTTATCTACCTGAGATTAAGTCTGCGAATGTCCTCACGTGTAACGTGATTTAAGACATCATCCAGTGTGTATTGCTCGTATAGGAACTGTAAAAAGTGATATCAATTAGCACAATCTTTTATTCGCTAGGAGAAAAATATcaatataaattgtaatattcacCCTTTCGATCGACATTTCATCCACCTGAAGACTTTGTAACCACTCGATAAGAGCTTGGTCACTGCATGAAGTTGTACTAGAAGGTGCATCGCTAATAACCAATGAAATTGGTTGTTGCACTATGTTTCCAGATATTGATGAATTATATCTGTAACAGGGACGCAAGTTAATTGTAACATATCGTACTATGCATTCCAAATTAAAATTACTAACACAATTAAATCTTACCCTGATTCTTGTCTCATAGTTCGTCTATTTATACCTTCGCAAAGTCGTGTTAAAGCATTAACCTGAGTTCTTTGTTCCTCAAGAACCTGTTGTAATAAAGCTTGATACGATTTCTGACTTTCGATCAGTTCTTGCAGCAATCTCAAATTCTCCATTTTTAAAGCCCCCATTTGATCTCGATATTCTTTCCAGTACTTGTTATCCAAAGAGTCACCGGTTTTCTGCGATTTTACAGAATTTACGGTCGATACACCAGATGTAGATCCTTCTTCTGGACCTTGATCACCAGATTGTACGCGTTCTTGACCAAGTAAATTGGCGCCGAGTTCTGTAAATAATGTATTAAGAATTtctgtaaataatatattactGTATAAAAAGATGTTAGAAATATTTACTTTACACAATACTTTACACAATACTTTACACAATACTTTACACAAAAAAAATGACCATAATATTACCAGGGGAAAGTACAGTGATAGCAGCTTGTACAGCATTTCTCACTAAATTATCCAATGCAAACATCCAATGAGGCTTTATACTATGCATTCGTAGAACCTCGTTCACCGCCGTTTGAAATAGATAAATTGCTAAGTTGAGATGATTAATGGCGATAGAATCAAAATCTAATTCTTCTTTCAATGTTCTAATGGCTGTCACGATCACTCCTTGATTTTGTTCCACGATATAATCTCTCAAAGCTCGCATTAATAATATTAGATGATTCTGAAAACATAAAAACTCGGTATTAATTAAAATACGTAGTTTACatttatggaaatttagaaataatTACCATTTGAAGAACAGTTTGACCTTCCGCCTGACATATACCTCTCATCCATACTTCGCAAATTTTTGCCTCATCTTGATTAAGAACTCTAGTTAATGTCATTCTTCTTTGACTATCTTTTTTCAGCAGATAAAAACCCTCTTGTTCTTCGCCAGTCTTCTGACCGGGTTGACCTATTAGTAATATAAGAACACGTTAAAGTTAAATGATTCTCAAACACATTaccaaattaattataattattcacCTCCTAATTCAACTTCTGGTGATAATAAACCACCAGAAGAACTTCTCCTAGTCATGGAGGCTCCTGCTGTGTCACTTTCACTTGTTTCTATAGAAGGTGTATTTCCTATTGTACTGAAAATACGTTAAATCGATGTTATATCTAAATGTTATTTACATTCGCATCATTGTGCTTTGAATCTAAAGTTTGCATTATACACGTGTCACAAGGGCAAGAATATTTCCTGGAAGATATTTTGATTGAAAATAAACCTGAATACATAGGGCAATCACTGAAGCTATAAGTATATTCTACAAGCACTATctcaaaaataattttaagaaCTTAAAGTTGAAAAGCATATGAATAGTATTACATAAATCAAGTTTGTAATAAATTTCCATTGAACTTGTTTAGGACATCAAACTTCAGTTCACAGTATCATTAGCTTAAGACTAGTACAAGGAAGATTAAAATGACATAGGGATCttagtcttcctccttactacATAGAAAAATATACCGAATTACACATATTACAATTAAACAGGAAGCTCCATTGCCCACAACACATGAACGTTTAGCAACATAAAGCAAcacaaatattaataaattatatggcCTAACTACTATTAATCATAATTAATTCCTTGCTTGTATGAAGATAGATTTTTCTGTTTTTTGTCAATAACATGTATCACTATTATTTGTTACATTTTTGACAAACAGCTATAACCATCTATAGCGTTAGTACCATACCTGTTAAAAGAAAGGGTTGCAGTGGGCATTCTAATGGGGGACAGAAGGTGTGCTGGACTGCGCTCCCTCAGTGGGCTTGACTTTGTTAGCCCTCCACTGTACGTGACACTTTTCGATTATATTTCATCATAAGAAAATGGAATTTAATgacaaatagaaaataaagaagaaagaaagttaAACCGCTAACCACGTATTCAAATACATTGCGTGCAATGTATTCAGATTTATTACTCGAAAAAAGCTATTTACTAACTGCTACATATTTCTTTGAGACgcaaaatatatctttatataaaaattgcttTCAGCAGCAAAACAACAAAAATCGGACGACTCATAAATAAATTAGAACAGgaatatttgcatataattacaTTAATATAAATGACATATTTACGTTACCTATCATCTGACTGTGAAGTTTGAATAGGAGAAGCAGAAACAATATgattattattggttttatcAGATTTCCCTAAGCGTTCTAATCTGTCAGCAGGTACTGAAATGCTTCTACTAAAATCAGGTACTGCGGCCAATCGAttggttttcttttttctatgcacataaaaaacaatattattGTATCTATTTACTTATGTAATATGgagtttgtgtgtgtgtgtgtgtgtgtgtgtgtgtgtgtgtgtgtgtgtgtaaatatgtatatatcacGTACTCATTTAAGAATGGATCCTCTAATAATTCAGCTGCAGTTGCTCTTATGTCAGGATTGGGTTCAAAACAGCGTAATATAAAATTCTTTGCCCTTTCAGATAATTCTGATGGAATTTCAGGGTGTATTTTGTAATACCCAACCTGTTagaatgaattttttaaatatatataagacTGTCTTCAGTAGAAATTAACTAATATTTTACCTTAAACACTGCAGCTTGAGGGGAACCTAATTCAATGAATGGCGGTTTACCAGTTGCCATTTCAACTATTGTACAACCCAAGGACCAAATATCTGCCTACATcatatatcataatataataattttcctTTCATAAATAAAGAATATGTATAACTTACAGGAGCACCATATCCACGCTGTCCTTTATCAATAACTTCCGGTGCCATATATTGCAAAGTTCCAGTAAACGTTTCTGTACTTGGACATAAACCAGCTAATCGTTTCGACATACCGAAGTCTGAAATCTTTACTACACCACTATACGTATTGACTAAAACATTATCGCCTAAAAGCAATAATTAAAGTAAAAATACTGAAgatttcataaataaaatatttcgtacatTATACTTTACCCTTAATATCTCTGTGGACGATTTTTTGATCATGTAGATATTTGAGACCTTCTAGGATTTGTTTAGTGTAATAAGCAATTGTAGATTCATTTTCTTTTAGAGGACCCCATTTTGACCTTAGTAAGGCTGATAAACTACCTAAGAGAAttaaaaaagagaataaaaagaaatatagtaaatatatactattcctcTTTATACTCTTTCATTCTATTTATTTACCTCCAGGGACTTGCTCCATGAAAATTTTAAAGTATCCTTCTTCACTTACAGAACCTAAGTATTGCACAATATTTCTATGCCTCAATTGGCTATGTAATTTAATTTCCTCATGTAAGGGTTGCACATCTCCCAAATTCCGTTCTCGAATTTCTTTGACGGCAATTCTAACTTGCGTATTTAAATCTCGAGCAGCATAGACAATCCCGTATGTACCTTTACCCAGCATTATTCGTTTGTTTTGGTCATCCAATTCATATTCAAACTGTGAAGAAATAAAtgtt
This sequence is a window from Bombus affinis isolate iyBomAffi1 chromosome 14, iyBomAffi1.2, whole genome shotgun sequence. Protein-coding genes within it:
- the LOC126924162 gene encoding mitogen-activated protein kinase kinase kinase 15 isoform X2, translated to MPSICGDTVDMTVTAQSTIAEGISSTDSIGTYSDISGHTTISGRPRMDVACVLDLQQPEHLAQRRRALEEVRQACNLVNANMHHIQFEKLDFGETNVLDTFYNADVAVVDLSIQLQQSALFYHLGVRESFGMKENILLHNDVDTETTIRIKLSCGNYTFVSYRVVECGSCVATNPATTRITGEEVIDPKQHLTLKLKKLFQDVEVQSKAHMKEKFLADLRKARETYSGEELSKALNNMRKRLDDPNVLSGEVVLNVLISFREIQDYDAMVQLVDDLRTIPTHKNYINTPAIRYLYAFALNRRNKEGDRERALKVIEKALEKKENHVPDMLCLCGRIYKDKFVESRHTDEESLKNAIHWYRKGFEVQPNEYAGINLATLLVIAGNEFSKSEELQHIGMVLNNLIGKKGSLSSLKDYWDVATFFEISVLAEDYSKAIQAAECMFKLKPPNWYLKSTIGNISLIDRFRKKNEEAEVSPEEQIFSFWMDYFVEATKSEVGDSIRFPLLVLEPTKILMPSYVNVNLGAEEKSVQIWNLCLDNMKNSCKQVHDWLFTANMIRSVSLYKRDERCLFLYVHQNSDDFQMYFPSVQCRQRFYDLILEMTRDQEGMVTDLDAYMTDDRMKFEYELDDQNKRIMLGKGTYGIVYAARDLNTQVRIAVKEIRERNLGDVQPLHEEIKLHSQLRHRNIVQYLGSVSEEGYFKIFMEQVPGGSLSALLRSKWGPLKENESTIAYYTKQILEGLKYLHDQKIVHRDIKGDNVLVNTYSGVVKISDFGMSKRLAGLCPSTETFTGTLQYMAPEVIDKGQRGYGAPADIWSLGCTIVEMATGKPPFIELGSPQAAVFKVGYYKIHPEIPSELSERAKNFILRCFEPNPDIRATAAELLEDPFLNEKKKTNRLAAVPDFSRSISVPADRLERLGKSDKTNNNHIVSASPIQTSQSDDSGGLTKSSPLRERSPAHLLSPIRMPTATLSFNSTIGNTPSIETSESDTAGASMTRRSSSGGLLSPEVELGGQPGQKTGEEQEGFYLLKKDSQRRMTLTRVLNQDEAKICEVWMRGICQAEGQTVLQMNHLILLMRALRDYIVEQNQGVIVTAIRTLKEELDFDSIAINHLNLAIYLFQTAVNEVLRMHSIKPHWMFALDNLVRNAVQAAITVLSPELGANLLGQERVQSGDQGPEEGSTSGVSTVNSVKSQKTGDSLDNKYWKEYRDQMGALKMENLRLLQELIESQKSYQALLQQVLEEQRTQVNALTRLCEGINRRTMRQESGYNSSISGNIVQQPISLVISDAPSSTTSCSDQALIEWLQSLQVDEMSIERFLYEQYTLDDVLNHVTREDIRRLNLRGGIELRIWQAILKYRQSNNEMEKNE
- the LOC126924162 gene encoding mitogen-activated protein kinase kinase kinase 15 isoform X3; the encoded protein is MPSICGDTVDMTVTAQSTIAEGISSTDSIGTYSDISGHTTISGRPRMDVACVLDLQQPEHLAQRRRALEEVRQACNLVNANMHHIQFEKLDFGETNVLDTFYNADVAVVDLSIQLQQSALFYHLGVRESFGMKENILLHNDVDTETTIRIKLSCGNYTFVSYRVVECGSCVATNPATTRITGEEVIDPKQHLTLKLKKLFQDVEVQSKAHMKEKFLADLRKARETYSGEELSKALNNMRKRLDDPNVLSGEVVLNVLISFREIQDYDAMVQLVDDLRTIPTHKNYINTPAIRYLYAFALNRRNKEGDRERALKVIEKALEKKENHVPDMLCLCGRIYKDKFVESRHTDEESLKNAIHWYRKGFEVQPNEYAGINLATLLVIAGNEFSKSEELQHIGMVLNNLIGKKGSLSSLKDYWDVATFFEISVLAEDYSKAIQAAECMFKLKPPNWYLKSTIGNISLIDRFRKKNEEAEVSPEEQIFSFWMDYFVEATKSEVGDSIRFPLLVLEPTKILMPSYVNVNLGAEEKSVQIWNLCLDNMKNSCKQVHDWLFTANMIRSVSLYKRDERCLFLYVHQNSDDFQMYFPSVQCRQRFYDLILEMTRDQEGMVTDLDAYMTDDRMKFEYELDDQNKRIMLGKGTYGIVYAARDLNTQVRIAVKEIRERNLGDVQPLHEEIKLHSQLRHRNIVQYLGSVSEEGYFKIFMEQVPGGSLSALLRSKWGPLKENESTIAYYTKQILEGLKYLHDQKIVHRDIKGDNVLVNTYSGVVKISDFGMSKRLAGLCPSTETFTGTLQYMAPEVIDKGQRGYGAPADIWSLGCTIVEMATGKPPFIELGSPQAAVFKVGYYKIHPEIPSELSERAKNFILRCFEPNPDIRATAAELLEDPFLNEKKKTNRLAAVPDFSRSISVPADRLERLGKSDKTNNNHIVSASPIQTSQSDDSTIGNTPSIETSESDTAGASMTRRSSSGGLLSPEVELGGQPGQKTGEEQEGFYLLKKDSQRRMTLTRVLNQDEAKICEVWMRGICQAEGQTVLQMNHLILLMRALRDYIVEQNQGVIVTAIRTLKEELDFDSIAINHLNLAIYLFQTAVNEVLRMHSIKPHWMFALDNLVRNAVQAAITVLSPELGANLLGQERVQSGDQGPEEGSTSGVSTVNSVKSQKTGDSLDNKYWKEYRDQMGALKMENLRLLQELIESQKSYQALLQQVLEEQRTQVNALTRLCEGINRRTMRQESGYNSSISGNIVQQPISLVISDAPSSTTSCSDQALIEWLQSLQVDEMSIERFLYEQYTLDDVLNHVTREDIRRLNLRGGIELRIWQAILKYRQSNNEMEKNE
- the LOC126924162 gene encoding mitogen-activated protein kinase kinase kinase 15 isoform X1 produces the protein MPSICGDTVDMTVTAQSTIAEGISSTDSIGTYSDISGHTTISGRPRMDVACVLDLQQPEHLAQRRRALEEVRQACNLVNANMHHIQFEKLDFGETNVLDTFYNADVAVVDLSIQLQQSALFYHLGVRESFGMKENILLHNDVDTETTIRIKLSCGNYTFVSYRVVECGSCVATNPATTRITGEEVIDPKQHLTLKLKKLFQDVEVQSKAHMKEKFLADLRKARETYSGEELSKALNNMRKRLDDPNVLSGEVVLNVLISFREIQDYDAMVQLVDDLRTIPTHKNYINTPAIRYLYAFALNRRNKEGDRERALKVIEKALEKKENHVPDMLCLCGRIYKDKFVESRHTDEESLKNAIHWYRKGFEVQPNEYAGINLATLLVIAGNEFSKSEELQHIGMVLNNLIGKKGSLSSLKDYWDVATFFEISVLAEDYSKAIQAAECMFKLKPPNWYLKSTIGNISLIDRFRKKNEEAEVSPEEQIFSFWMDYFVEATKSEVGDSIRFPLLVLEPTKILMPSYVNVNLGAEEKSVQIWNLCLDNMKNSCKQVHDWLFTANMIRSVSLYKRDERCLFLYVHQNSDDFQMYFPSVQCRQRFYDLILEMTRDQEGMVTDLDAYMTDDRMKFEYELDDQNKRIMLGKGTYGIVYAARDLNTQVRIAVKEIRERNLGDVQPLHEEIKLHSQLRHRNIVQYLGSVSEEGYFKIFMEQVPGGSLSALLRSKWGPLKENESTIAYYTKQILEGLKYLHDQKIVHRDIKGDNVLVNTYSGVVKISDFGMSKRLAGLCPSTETFTGTLQYMAPEVIDKGQRGYGAPADIWSLGCTIVEMATGKPPFIELGSPQAAVFKVGYYKIHPEIPSELSERAKNFILRCFEPNPDIRATAAELLEDPFLNEKKKTNRLAAVPDFSRSISVPADRLERLGKSDKTNNNHIVSASPIQTSQSDDSVTYSGGLTKSSPLRERSPAHLLSPIRMPTATLSFNSTIGNTPSIETSESDTAGASMTRRSSSGGLLSPEVELGGQPGQKTGEEQEGFYLLKKDSQRRMTLTRVLNQDEAKICEVWMRGICQAEGQTVLQMNHLILLMRALRDYIVEQNQGVIVTAIRTLKEELDFDSIAINHLNLAIYLFQTAVNEVLRMHSIKPHWMFALDNLVRNAVQAAITVLSPELGANLLGQERVQSGDQGPEEGSTSGVSTVNSVKSQKTGDSLDNKYWKEYRDQMGALKMENLRLLQELIESQKSYQALLQQVLEEQRTQVNALTRLCEGINRRTMRQESGYNSSISGNIVQQPISLVISDAPSSTTSCSDQALIEWLQSLQVDEMSIERFLYEQYTLDDVLNHVTREDIRRLNLRGGIELRIWQAILKYRQSNNEMEKNE